The following coding sequences lie in one Loxodonta africana isolate mLoxAfr1 chromosome X, mLoxAfr1.hap2, whole genome shotgun sequence genomic window:
- the ZNF81 gene encoding zinc finger protein 81 isoform X1 has translation MSANRHSTRRSLALSAGGHGNSCEVSLSFEDVTVDFSREEWQHLDSAQRHLYRDVTLENYSHLLSVGCQVPKPEVIFKLEQGEEPWTLEAETLHQSCSGNKFGIETSQHRTTEKATFHSEMEGEDTRDDSLYSILEELWQDAEQIERYQEKRNKPLNHTAFISKKVLTTEWNYENKDVGKFDHPSPNLTLSQKRSHKRVSVGKSFKHNLDVHIHNTNSATKNFDKIIGHSQVFTQSSYTSHENTHTGVKLCGSNQCGNLLSLKRALSQNLKFPVGEKANTCTEFGDIFAQESHQFSPQGINTVEKPHELSKCVNVFTQKQLLSIYLRVHRDEKLHICTECGKAFIQNSELIIHEKTHTREKPYKCSECGKSFFQMSSLFRHQPTHTGEKLYECSECGKGFSLNSALNIHQKIHTGERQHKCSECGKAFTQKSTLRMHQRIHTGERSYICTECGQAFIQKAHLIAHQRIHTGEKPYECSECGKSFPSKSQLQMHKRIHTGEKPYICTECGKAFTNRSNLNTHQKSHTGEKSYICAECGKAFTDRSNFNKHQTIHTGEKPYVCTDCGRAFIQKSELITHQRIHTTEKPYKCPDCEKSFSKKPHLRVHQRIHTGEKPYICAQCGKAFTDRSNFNKHQTIHTGDKPYKCSDCGKGFTQKSVLSMHRNTHT, from the exons GTGTCATTGTCGTTCGAGGATGTGACTGTAGACTTCAGCAGGGAGGAGTGGCAGCACTTGGACTCTGCTCAGAGACACCTGTACCGGGATGTGACACTGGAGAACTACAGCCACCTGCTCTCAGTGG GGTGCCAAGTTCCCAAACCTGAGGTCATCTTCAAGTTGGAGCAAGGAGAAGAACCATGGACATTGGAAGCTGAAACCCTACATCAGAGCTGTTCAG gtAACAAATTTGGGATTGAGACCTCACAACACAGAACTACTGAAAAAGCTACATTTCATAGTGAAATGGAGGGTGAAGATACAAGAGATGATTCATTGTATTCCATTTTAGAAGAACTGTGGCAAGATGCTGAGCAGATAGAGAGATATCAGGAAAAACGAAACAAACCTCTGAATCATACTGCTTTCATCAGCAAGAAAGTATTGACTACAGAGTGGAATTATGAAAATAAAGACGTTGGAAAATTTGATCATCCAAGCCCAAACCTTACTCTATCACAGAAAAGGTCCCATAAACGTGTCTCAGTTGGAAAGAGTTTTAAGCATAATTTAGATGTACATATTCATAATACAAACAGTGCAACAAAGAACTTTGATAAAATTATTGGACACAGTCAAGTTTTCACCCAGAGTTCTTATACTAGCCATGAAAATACTCATACAGGAGTGAAATTATGTGGAAGTAATCAGTGTGGAAATCTCCTCAGCCTCAAACGAGCACTCAGTCAAAATCTGAAATTTCCTGTGGGGGAGAAAGCAAACACATGTACTGAATTTGGGGATATCTTTGCCCAGGAGTCACACCAGTTTTCACCCCAGGGAATTAATACTGTGGAAAAACCTCATGAACTTAGCAAATGTGTAAATGTTTTTACACAGAAGCAGCTGCTCAGTATATATCTGAGAGTTCATAGAGATGAAAAACTACATATATGTActgaatgtgggaaggcctttatcCAGAATTCAGAATTAATTATACATGAGAAGACTCATACCAGAGAGAAACCCTATAAATGCAGTGAATGTGGaaaatcatttttccaaatgtcaTCTCTATTTAGGCATCAGCCAACTCATACTGGAGAAAAACTCTAtgaatgcagtgaatgtgggaaagGCTTCTCCCTGAACTCAGCCCTCAATATACATCAgaaaattcatactggagagagacAGCACAAATGTAGtgagtgtgggaaagcctttacccAAAAATCAACGCTCAGGAtgcatcagagaattcatacagGAGAGAGATCCTATATATGTACTGAATGTGGGCAGGCCTTTATCCAGAAGGCACATTTGATTGCACATcaaagaattcatactggagagaagccttatgaatgcaGTGAGTGTGGGAAATCCTTCCCTTCCAAGTCACAACTTCAGATGCATAAGCGGATCcatacaggagagaaaccctatatATGTACTGAATGTGGAAAGGCCTTCACCAACAGGTCAAATCTCAATACCCACCAGAAATCCCATACTGGAGAGAAGTCTTATATATGTGCTGAATGTGGGAAGGCTTTCACTGACAGATCAAATTTCAATAAACATCAGacaattcatactggagagaagccCTATGTGTGTACAGATTGTGGTAGGGCCTTCATCCAGAAGTCAGAGTTAATTacacatcagagaattcatactaCAGAGAAGCCTTATAAATGTCCTGACTGTGAGAAATCTTTCTCCAAGAAACCACATCTCAGAGTACATCAGCGAattcacacaggagagaaaccatACATATGTgcacaatgtgggaaagccttcacgGACAGGTCAAATTTCAATAAACACCAGACAATTCATACTGGAGATAAACCCTATAAATGCAGTGACTGTGGAAAGGGTTTCACGCAGAAATCAGTTCTTAGTATGCATCGCAATACTCATACATGA
- the ZNF81 gene encoding zinc finger protein 81 isoform X3, whose amino-acid sequence MEGEDTRDDSLYSILEELWQDAEQIERYQEKRNKPLNHTAFISKKVLTTEWNYENKDVGKFDHPSPNLTLSQKRSHKRVSVGKSFKHNLDVHIHNTNSATKNFDKIIGHSQVFTQSSYTSHENTHTGVKLCGSNQCGNLLSLKRALSQNLKFPVGEKANTCTEFGDIFAQESHQFSPQGINTVEKPHELSKCVNVFTQKQLLSIYLRVHRDEKLHICTECGKAFIQNSELIIHEKTHTREKPYKCSECGKSFFQMSSLFRHQPTHTGEKLYECSECGKGFSLNSALNIHQKIHTGERQHKCSECGKAFTQKSTLRMHQRIHTGERSYICTECGQAFIQKAHLIAHQRIHTGEKPYECSECGKSFPSKSQLQMHKRIHTGEKPYICTECGKAFTNRSNLNTHQKSHTGEKSYICAECGKAFTDRSNFNKHQTIHTGEKPYVCTDCGRAFIQKSELITHQRIHTTEKPYKCPDCEKSFSKKPHLRVHQRIHTGEKPYICAQCGKAFTDRSNFNKHQTIHTGDKPYKCSDCGKGFTQKSVLSMHRNTHT is encoded by the coding sequence ATGGAGGGTGAAGATACAAGAGATGATTCATTGTATTCCATTTTAGAAGAACTGTGGCAAGATGCTGAGCAGATAGAGAGATATCAGGAAAAACGAAACAAACCTCTGAATCATACTGCTTTCATCAGCAAGAAAGTATTGACTACAGAGTGGAATTATGAAAATAAAGACGTTGGAAAATTTGATCATCCAAGCCCAAACCTTACTCTATCACAGAAAAGGTCCCATAAACGTGTCTCAGTTGGAAAGAGTTTTAAGCATAATTTAGATGTACATATTCATAATACAAACAGTGCAACAAAGAACTTTGATAAAATTATTGGACACAGTCAAGTTTTCACCCAGAGTTCTTATACTAGCCATGAAAATACTCATACAGGAGTGAAATTATGTGGAAGTAATCAGTGTGGAAATCTCCTCAGCCTCAAACGAGCACTCAGTCAAAATCTGAAATTTCCTGTGGGGGAGAAAGCAAACACATGTACTGAATTTGGGGATATCTTTGCCCAGGAGTCACACCAGTTTTCACCCCAGGGAATTAATACTGTGGAAAAACCTCATGAACTTAGCAAATGTGTAAATGTTTTTACACAGAAGCAGCTGCTCAGTATATATCTGAGAGTTCATAGAGATGAAAAACTACATATATGTActgaatgtgggaaggcctttatcCAGAATTCAGAATTAATTATACATGAGAAGACTCATACCAGAGAGAAACCCTATAAATGCAGTGAATGTGGaaaatcatttttccaaatgtcaTCTCTATTTAGGCATCAGCCAACTCATACTGGAGAAAAACTCTAtgaatgcagtgaatgtgggaaagGCTTCTCCCTGAACTCAGCCCTCAATATACATCAgaaaattcatactggagagagacAGCACAAATGTAGtgagtgtgggaaagcctttacccAAAAATCAACGCTCAGGAtgcatcagagaattcatacagGAGAGAGATCCTATATATGTACTGAATGTGGGCAGGCCTTTATCCAGAAGGCACATTTGATTGCACATcaaagaattcatactggagagaagccttatgaatgcaGTGAGTGTGGGAAATCCTTCCCTTCCAAGTCACAACTTCAGATGCATAAGCGGATCcatacaggagagaaaccctatatATGTACTGAATGTGGAAAGGCCTTCACCAACAGGTCAAATCTCAATACCCACCAGAAATCCCATACTGGAGAGAAGTCTTATATATGTGCTGAATGTGGGAAGGCTTTCACTGACAGATCAAATTTCAATAAACATCAGacaattcatactggagagaagccCTATGTGTGTACAGATTGTGGTAGGGCCTTCATCCAGAAGTCAGAGTTAATTacacatcagagaattcatactaCAGAGAAGCCTTATAAATGTCCTGACTGTGAGAAATCTTTCTCCAAGAAACCACATCTCAGAGTACATCAGCGAattcacacaggagagaaaccatACATATGTgcacaatgtgggaaagccttcacgGACAGGTCAAATTTCAATAAACACCAGACAATTCATACTGGAGATAAACCCTATAAATGCAGTGACTGTGGAAAGGGTTTCACGCAGAAATCAGTTCTTAGTATGCATCGCAATACTCATACATGA
- the ZNF81 gene encoding zinc finger protein 81 isoform X2 has translation MVTPVRIVLLQVSLSFEDVTVDFSREEWQHLDSAQRHLYRDVTLENYSHLLSVGCQVPKPEVIFKLEQGEEPWTLEAETLHQSCSGNKFGIETSQHRTTEKATFHSEMEGEDTRDDSLYSILEELWQDAEQIERYQEKRNKPLNHTAFISKKVLTTEWNYENKDVGKFDHPSPNLTLSQKRSHKRVSVGKSFKHNLDVHIHNTNSATKNFDKIIGHSQVFTQSSYTSHENTHTGVKLCGSNQCGNLLSLKRALSQNLKFPVGEKANTCTEFGDIFAQESHQFSPQGINTVEKPHELSKCVNVFTQKQLLSIYLRVHRDEKLHICTECGKAFIQNSELIIHEKTHTREKPYKCSECGKSFFQMSSLFRHQPTHTGEKLYECSECGKGFSLNSALNIHQKIHTGERQHKCSECGKAFTQKSTLRMHQRIHTGERSYICTECGQAFIQKAHLIAHQRIHTGEKPYECSECGKSFPSKSQLQMHKRIHTGEKPYICTECGKAFTNRSNLNTHQKSHTGEKSYICAECGKAFTDRSNFNKHQTIHTGEKPYVCTDCGRAFIQKSELITHQRIHTTEKPYKCPDCEKSFSKKPHLRVHQRIHTGEKPYICAQCGKAFTDRSNFNKHQTIHTGDKPYKCSDCGKGFTQKSVLSMHRNTHT, from the exons GATTGTGTTGTTACAGGTGTCATTGTCGTTCGAGGATGTGACTGTAGACTTCAGCAGGGAGGAGTGGCAGCACTTGGACTCTGCTCAGAGACACCTGTACCGGGATGTGACACTGGAGAACTACAGCCACCTGCTCTCAGTGG GGTGCCAAGTTCCCAAACCTGAGGTCATCTTCAAGTTGGAGCAAGGAGAAGAACCATGGACATTGGAAGCTGAAACCCTACATCAGAGCTGTTCAG gtAACAAATTTGGGATTGAGACCTCACAACACAGAACTACTGAAAAAGCTACATTTCATAGTGAAATGGAGGGTGAAGATACAAGAGATGATTCATTGTATTCCATTTTAGAAGAACTGTGGCAAGATGCTGAGCAGATAGAGAGATATCAGGAAAAACGAAACAAACCTCTGAATCATACTGCTTTCATCAGCAAGAAAGTATTGACTACAGAGTGGAATTATGAAAATAAAGACGTTGGAAAATTTGATCATCCAAGCCCAAACCTTACTCTATCACAGAAAAGGTCCCATAAACGTGTCTCAGTTGGAAAGAGTTTTAAGCATAATTTAGATGTACATATTCATAATACAAACAGTGCAACAAAGAACTTTGATAAAATTATTGGACACAGTCAAGTTTTCACCCAGAGTTCTTATACTAGCCATGAAAATACTCATACAGGAGTGAAATTATGTGGAAGTAATCAGTGTGGAAATCTCCTCAGCCTCAAACGAGCACTCAGTCAAAATCTGAAATTTCCTGTGGGGGAGAAAGCAAACACATGTACTGAATTTGGGGATATCTTTGCCCAGGAGTCACACCAGTTTTCACCCCAGGGAATTAATACTGTGGAAAAACCTCATGAACTTAGCAAATGTGTAAATGTTTTTACACAGAAGCAGCTGCTCAGTATATATCTGAGAGTTCATAGAGATGAAAAACTACATATATGTActgaatgtgggaaggcctttatcCAGAATTCAGAATTAATTATACATGAGAAGACTCATACCAGAGAGAAACCCTATAAATGCAGTGAATGTGGaaaatcatttttccaaatgtcaTCTCTATTTAGGCATCAGCCAACTCATACTGGAGAAAAACTCTAtgaatgcagtgaatgtgggaaagGCTTCTCCCTGAACTCAGCCCTCAATATACATCAgaaaattcatactggagagagacAGCACAAATGTAGtgagtgtgggaaagcctttacccAAAAATCAACGCTCAGGAtgcatcagagaattcatacagGAGAGAGATCCTATATATGTACTGAATGTGGGCAGGCCTTTATCCAGAAGGCACATTTGATTGCACATcaaagaattcatactggagagaagccttatgaatgcaGTGAGTGTGGGAAATCCTTCCCTTCCAAGTCACAACTTCAGATGCATAAGCGGATCcatacaggagagaaaccctatatATGTACTGAATGTGGAAAGGCCTTCACCAACAGGTCAAATCTCAATACCCACCAGAAATCCCATACTGGAGAGAAGTCTTATATATGTGCTGAATGTGGGAAGGCTTTCACTGACAGATCAAATTTCAATAAACATCAGacaattcatactggagagaagccCTATGTGTGTACAGATTGTGGTAGGGCCTTCATCCAGAAGTCAGAGTTAATTacacatcagagaattcatactaCAGAGAAGCCTTATAAATGTCCTGACTGTGAGAAATCTTTCTCCAAGAAACCACATCTCAGAGTACATCAGCGAattcacacaggagagaaaccatACATATGTgcacaatgtgggaaagccttcacgGACAGGTCAAATTTCAATAAACACCAGACAATTCATACTGGAGATAAACCCTATAAATGCAGTGACTGTGGAAAGGGTTTCACGCAGAAATCAGTTCTTAGTATGCATCGCAATACTCATACATGA